The region TGAAACTTCCCCACATTGAAAATGGGAAGATTTACAACAGATGGATGACTTAAAAAGGTTTcaattctaaaacaaacaaacaaacagaaaactcagaaaaccAGTGTGACAATTGGAGTAAATGTGGTTGGGGAAGTGAAGCCAGAGATAAGGATGCAGTTTTGGAacataggtgaggtttggtggggtgagatCTGGAGCCAAGGACCaagaaagaattgttttttttaattttatttattcatgggagacagaggcagaaacacaagcaggctccatgcaaggagcctgacgtgggactcgatcccgggtctccaggatcacgccctgggacgaaGGGAGGCGCTGAACCGCtcagtcacccagggatccctccaaggAAGAGTTCTTGAGGCATCTTTGGTGCAAAGTAGTGGTTTGATTAAGCACAGGGGGAGGCCCGAGgtcaggaagagctgctgccctggggatTGTGAGGAGTGACCGATTACATACTCGGGAGTtgggggagaaggaagacagaggttttcaaaagaactttcttaTGCTAAAGACCTTTGAGATACTACAGGCCTTGTCATTGTCAAGTTAAGGGTGTTTTCCCCTTTAGCAAGGTATTTACTTTAACAGAgttgggaggcacctgggtggttcagtggttgaacgtctgcctttgcttcagggcgtgatcccagggtcttgaggtcgagtcccacgtctggctctccacagggatcctgcttctccctctgcctgtgtctcggcctctctccatgtgtctctcatgaataaataaataaaatctttaaaatatatatatatagttgggagcttcctggagggaggAACATTACATTCTGTCCACTTCAAGCATCTActaatgggctgcaggttataattgtatctacatttccttttgGAAGCTAAATTACtgataaaaattgctttttttcttgtagATTACCAAGACATTTGTAAATTGAGGGAGACTATGTCTTGCAGGACTGTGATTTCTATAagttaactatttgtttttccttcccttaccttcagggcagccaggagtgcatgaggaatgtcacacatatcccaccttgggggggcgggggttgtgGGGTGTCaacttctcctttttccttagctagccttctgtttcctcatcaataATAAGACAGAAATCTATCGTAGCAATCCAGGAGCCCTAGGCTACGGGCCCAAGTGAAGGCAGAGACCACAGGCAAGGGGCAAAAAAAGACTCGTGAGATATTTGAGGGGGAGTATCAATAGGACTTTGGGAAGTAGCCCTTTCCAGGGGTGAGCGAGGAGGAGAAGCCACTGAAAGCTCTAAAGTTTCAGATTTGGCTGAGTGAATGATGCCTTTCACATGAGGGGTGGAAAAGAAGTATCAGAACTGGAGGGAAGACCATGAATTCAGGGATTTGAGGATGACAAAGTAGAAGGAGAAGACTAATCAGTGCCACcgagggctagctgaggacaaagcacaagctgataGCCCACAaatgaccccccctcccccaggatgGGATATGGGTGACATGCCTCAGGAAGTTtccaactgtctttttttttttttttttaagattttgtttatttatttatagagacatagagagagaggcagagacacaggaggagggagaagcaggctccatgcaccgggagcccgacgtgggattcgatcccgggtctccaggatcgcgccctgggccaaaggcaggcgccaaaccgctgcgccacccagggatcccaaatcttttctttcatgagaaggggaggaggacgtcTTGAAGAGCCTCCATGAGGctcttgtctcatggagttgaagaatgaatctcacagacaaagGCGAGTAAGTAAAGGGAGAGAAGTTTATTAAGCGGGGATCCAGAGAAGGCTCTCGGGTGAGAGGGTCCCGACGGGTTGCCACTGGGGGCTGGGAGTGGCAGTCTTCTACTGGGAGCTGACTGGGAAGCTCGTGGCCCTGAGATTCTGGTGTTGTCTTGGTTTGAGCAAGGACTATTGATAACAGCCTTAATGACTGACTTCTTTGTGGTCTGGTTATTTTCCGTGATTACATTGTAgccaccaaagaaaaatattccctaACATCAGGGACCAGGTGGTCTGCTCTactcccttatctctggtttccttacatctcagcattttGGTGATTTCTCTGagcctgagcacagagccccctgtctatctctccctacctagcctTGCCTGTCCCTTAGTCAGTTGGAGTCAGGGTAGCccaagaaaatgagaagggaagGTTACCCTCCCACTCTGCCCTAAAGAATGGATTCAAGTTTTTATGGACTATTaatcagcttccttttttttttttttaagattctttatgtattatttattcatgagagacacagagaaagacataggcagagggagaagcaggctccccatgtggcccaacatgggacttgatcccaggaccccaggatcatgacctgagctcaaccactgagccacccagatgtcccatcttccagcttctttgcAGGAAAGAGAATGCAActtagatggagaaactgaagagGCATTAATGAAAGGACACCTTCCAGAGCTGTGAGCAGATATGAGGAAGCCAACAAGGGATACTGATAGAAGTAGACACTAGTAGCACCGAGCCCAGCCCTGAAGGGACTAAGGGAAGAAAAGACCTTGGAACTCCCCATCGATGGCAGGGAGAGCAGGGCCATGCAGCTGGAGCCTAGAAGGGCTGTAGGCCATGCTGGAACTGTGATGACCAagtagggaaggggcagagaatgAATGCTTCATCCTCACACCTCCCTCTGGATGGATCTTCTGCTGGTAACTCCCAGTGGTCAAATCCAACCAGGAGCCCaataaagagaaaacccaaatCACGGCACATCAGGGCCCATTTCCTGGTGCTCAGAGCAGGGCAAGGTAGAGAAGAACAGCAAATGCAACAACATACAGGGTTAGACAAAAAAGATCAGAAACATATAGGGAAGTTTATCCAGAGACTTAAAAGATTCTAGACATGGAATGAAAGCCGGAGCTAACAGAAGTCTGAAAGACAGTTTTAGACACTCTGGGCCTAGGCAGAAATGCTCTGCAGGTCAGCCAAGGACATGTGGCTGGATTTGGAGAGGGGACCATTCATTCTGTCCAGccctggccctggagcccagcAGAGCTCTCGTGTTTCAGTGGCTGTAAACCCTGGAAGAATCAGAGGATCTGGGGCATGGACACTGGAAGTCTTGTGCCACTTTGTGGGGAGACGACTTTGCCACAACCAGGAGCATGAGCAAGAGAGGAAGGACAGGGCAGATCCATGTGGTGGTGCAGCTGGTGGTCCTGTGTGTGGATTTGCAAGAGGAAGGCTTCCTGGCCCTCAGGTCTGTGGGCTGGAGCAATAATAAGTTGCTTAATAAAAATATGACGTGACATTTTTCTATAACCAAATGCTGATGGTATCTGGGGTATCTTGCGTCACACatatattagtcagggttctccataGAAATGGAACCAATatgtatggagagagagagagatactgtaCTTGCTGTGCACTGCTATTTGCAACTTCTGCAATACCAATTAATTTTATATCAGCTCTCTGAAGTAGGttctattattcccattttacatatgaggaaagtGAATTTCAGAGAGATACAAGGCCAGTCTCATAAAAAAAGGGTCCTCAGGTACATGTCTAGATAATCTCTGAATGACGCCCATCTGTGCTAATATATTAGTTAATATATTAACCATGAGCCACGCGTGGCTACTGAAATGTGGCCACTCAGAATTAGGATGTGCTACAAACAAATACCAGATTTTGAAGACCTcaatatgaataaaagaatgcaaagaatctcatatttttttttttaagattttattcatctgtttgaCAGACAcagtgaacacaagcagggagagcagtaggcagaggcagaaggagaagcaggcttcccactgagcagggagcccaactctgggccctatcccaggaccccagaaccatgacctgagccgaaggcagacgctcaactgactgagccagctaggcacccctcattaataatttttttcattaatactttttgtatatttctttaagcgataatattttggatacaatGGGTTACATAAAGCTTGTTATTAAACTCaatttcacctttttatttttattttttaaatatgacaacTAGAAAGTTTTAAATGACATGTAGCTCACGTTTGTGACTTGTGTGTTATATTTCTATTAGGCAGCACTGATTTGCCCAAATTTCATTTGTGGTGAGTCACTAATTGTTCCAAGTTGCATAACAAGTTGCCCCCCAAATCCAGTGGTTTAACACAATCATTTCACTATATCTCTCAATTGTATGGATCAAGAATTCAGGCAGGATTGGGTGGGCAATTTCTCTGCACCAGGTGATGTAGACTGGGATCACTTGGTGGTATCCACATGGCAACTGGATGGTCTGATGAACCCAAGCAGCTTCCTTCACATGCATGGTGCTAGGCTGGAAATCTGTGCTTCTCTGGGCTCATCTTCCCCCTCATCTCCAGTTGTTCATTGCAGACATCTCCAGGTGTTCTCCCCAGCAAGGAAGTCAAACTTCTTCCATGACAGTACAGGCTCCAAGAGCAAGTGTTCCAAGGGACAGGAAATGGAGGTTTCCAGTCTCATAAGGCCCACTCCTGGACATTAGTAGTGTCATTTCTCCTGTGTTCTGTTGGTTGGAGCAGTTACAGATTCCACTCACAGTGAAGCGTAAGGGATATAGATGCCATCTCACGTCAAAGAATTTGTGTCCATTTTTAATCTATCAAATTAATCTGGAGCACTGATTCTTATACTTTAGCCCACATCAGCAGCGCAACTGGAGGGCTTGTTGAAACAAGGCTTATCATTAGGTTCCACATCCAGAATTTCTGAATCAATAGGTCTCAGGTAGAgttcaagaatttgcattttaataagatcccagATGCTGCTCCTGCTGGTGGTGGTCTAGGAACCACACTCAGAGCACCAGTAATCCATACATCAATATGACTAACAAAGagtaattctatgttttttttgtttgtttgtttgtttgtttttttacaaagagTAATTCTTACCCACTCCCCAAATGTCCCCTTTGCaatctttttttgttaagatttttatttatttattcatgagagacacagagagaggcagagacacaggcagggggagaagcagactccctacggggagcccaaagtgggaatgggaatcaatcccaggacaccaggctcacacactgagctgaaggcagactctcaaccactgagctacccaggtgcccctcccctttGCAATCGTCACTGTAAACCACCCCAGGGCATTTCCATGTAATATCAGGTATTCCTACTCCTGTTCTTCAGGGATAGAAGCAAAGTTTATACAATACCATACGCAATTCTTATTGACTCAGAGAACTGGCAAGGATGTGCTTCTTACCATGAACAGCTGGCGCAGGCAGGAACTAGCAAGTGGATTATAAATCTCAGACACAAGTGCTTTTTGTGGCATCATTCCCCTCGTGTAAATAACCCCCTTACTGGGTTTGTCATCTCCTGCTGCATAACACTCTGAAACTTAGTAGGTTAagacaatagacatttattatctcatagtttcatATCAGGAATCTAGGACCAGATTAGCAGAACGGTCTGGCTAATGGTCTCTCAGTGAGGCCCATTCAATGTTAGCCAGGGCTGCAATCACCTCAACACTCAAATAGGAGAGGATTGGCTTCTGAGCTTGCTCCATGTCTACTGGCAGGTCTCAGAAGTTCcgcttccaagctcactcacatAGGTTTAGAAGGCCTTGTTTCTTTGCCACTTGTGCTGTTCCACGTCATGGCAAATGGTTTCCTCCAGAGTGAAGCAATCCAAGAGAcagcaagaaagaaagagcatcCAACAAGGAAGCCACAATCTTTTTATAACCTGACCCtgaaggtgatatctcattgctctgccatatttcatttataagaagTCAATAGTCAGTGAAAGGGGAGTTACACAGGGGCAGGAATATTAGCAGGGCTCATTGGAGGCCTTCTTAGCTCTGCTACCTGTGATATTCTTAGCTCTGCGGCCCATAGCCCCCAACAAAGTGGTAAGTTGATTACTGACTATATCCTAAAGTTACACAatcaatcacattttttttaattttatttatttattcatgagagacacagagagagaggcagagacacaggcagagagagaaacaggctccatgcagggagcctgttttgggactcgatcctgggactccaggatcatgccccaggccgaaggcaggtgctaaaccgctgagccacccagggatctcccaatCAATCACAGTCTTAAAGTTATATAGGACATACCATATCCCTTTAAAAGgtgattatattaaaaaaaaaaaaaaggtgattacATGTAATTTAAGTGCACTGCTATTTATCCTGTTCAGTGACAGCAGGCTTATAAAATGGTTCTTCTatagtattttaaagtattatgaataattatagaattattatgacaagttcattttttaagattttatttatttattcatgagagacacacagagagagagagagagagaggcagagacacaggcagagggagaagcaggttccatgcagggagcctgatatgagactccatcccaggaccccaggatcacgccctgggccaaaggcaggaactaaaccactgagccacccagggatcccctatgacaAGTTCTTATaggcaaaaatagaaataagcatTCGTTTAGTTACTGACTTAATAATTACATAAAGCGTGAGCTTAACATTGACCATCTTAACATCTTAACATTGAGCATCtaagcctttaaaatatatttttgggatgcctgggtggctcagcggtccagcctctacctttggctcaggtcatgatcccggggtcctgggatcgagtcccacagtgggctcccttcatggagcctgcttctccttcttcctatgtctctgcctttctctatgtctcttatgaatgaataaataaaatatttttttaaaaaccaccttaTTTGTATATGAATCAACACtttgaatctattttaaaagtctctGCAAAAAAACATCACTGGATTAGGAAAACAAGTAATGTTATCCTGAGGATCACATGCTGGACACTATGACTCTATCTGACACATGTTGCTGTCTTATTTCAGGTATACTAAAACCCTCTAACACAGGACACTGGGGCCCAGAGATTGTAAATACTTATCCATGATTCTATAGTTACTAAAAGTTACTAAAAACCTTTGAATCCACATGTCTAGATGATTCCCAACCTCTTCAGTATTAACTATGCTGCCTTGTTAACCAGTAAGGGTTTGGTTATTTGATTCATTACATTTAATATTAAAGGTAGCATTattatccctgggtggctcagcggtttagcgcctgcctttggcccagggcgtgatcctggagtcccgggatcgagtcccgcgtcgggctccctgcatggagcctgtttctccctcctcctgtgtttctgcctctctctctctctctctctctctctgtgtgtgtgtgtctatcataaataaataaataaatctttaaaaaaaataaaggtagcaTTATTATAAGCAAAGCATAAGGGCATGTCAATTCCTATGTCAGGTAAGCATCAgttaacacaataaaaataaccaaGACAACCAACTTAGATTCTACTTATCTCAATCCAAGTTGGTTGccttggttattttattttattttattttattttattttattttattttatttatttattttattttattttatttttttagtctaaCTGATACCAGAGTTGATTGTAATCATGTAACACTACTTGGTCATAGAGGGTGCCTTGAATAAGCTTAAGAACAGTCCCACACTCTGAAAAGTCTGGGTTCTAATATAGCCTGCCAGCATGTTTCAAatgtttccaatttcttttccTGTGTAATGGATCCATGTCTCGAAACATCAGTCTATGAGGCATTCTCTATTTCCTGCATACCTACTAAGCCTTAGGATCAAACCATATTAATGTTCCATTAATCGTGAAAGGGTTTCCTCCCAAGAGTCAAGTCTATTGACCTTCTAAGCTAGTTCTCTTCTCCAAATACCACAGCCAGCAGCCCTACCTTCACTGGCTCTCATTTCAAGAGACATGTATCTCAGTTTGAGCATAAGTTGAATAAGTTAAGGCTTCTAGAGTCCATATCTTCAGATTCTCTGGACCTTGAAGAATAGATACTTTGGAGGTAGAGGGAAGAACATTCTAAGATCAAAGCTTAGCAAGAACAAACGCAAAAAGAACAGCCTGGATTGTTGTATGAAAGACAGTAGCTGTGCTTAGCAGAAGTAAGTATTGCATGAAAAAGAGGTAGGGGTTGAGTTTGGAAACGATTTTGGGATCAACTTGCATAGAGCTATGGAAATCAAACATATTCTATACTAAATGGAACAGATCATCCAAGAATAAGTCTTTATTAGCTTTTCATGGAAAAATAATTCCAGGAACAATTAAGAGCAGAGACTTTGAACCATTATGAAATCATGGTAGCAGCCATTCACTTGAAACTATTTGTCACAATGGTAAAGAACTGATTACAAAGTGAGTGGCAAGGAGTATTTAATGGATAACCCCACCTATGAAACACACCATATCCAGGCAACAGACAGCAGTCAAAGCGACAAAAATTTCATTATAAAGAACTAACTCAGAATTGTCTATCTCTGAGTAATGTTGAATAAAGTGTACCCGGAATACATGGTGGGGTATAAAACAGACCACTATTACGAGGAGGAAGAAGAAGCTCTTGATTTGAGCTCTATATTCTTGATGGGCCCACATGTCAGGCCAGAGAGCTTTTATCAGTTGAATGATGACACCCACCTGTATGAGAAAGAGTATCACAACCGTTGAGATCATAATGACAATCATAGAGTAGTTCAAGATAATGAAGTCTCCACGGTTGAGATCTTTGTAGAACTCAAAGCATCGTTGTTCTGAGTAACTTGGATGTATGCcatattgtaaaaataatattggCAAAAAAATGACGCCACCCACGGTCCAAATAACAATGCTTAAAACTATCACATGGTACTTTTGCAACTGTTGCATTTGAAGTTTCTTAAAATAGATGAGCAATCGGAGGATGACAATGGCCACATAGAAAACAAAGGTGAAGTACATATGACCATATATTATGCTGCTGACCAATCGGCAGAGGAAGGACCCGAACTCCCAGACCTctaagaaataatagctgaggCGGAAAGGGAGGCTTACCAGGAGGATTGAGTGTAGGACTATGATATTGAGAACAATCATGGCAATCATTGATTGGCTTTTCCTTTTGAACATCATCCATGACATCAGTATGGTCCCAGTAGTGCCTCCAAGCAAAACCATGCTGTAGAGTGTTATCAGAATCATCCTGCAGTGCCCCTTGCAGTGGCCTTGTTCTGTGTTTGAGGCATTTGGCAGGGCAGTCGTATTGATGGGCTCCATGTTTCGCCACAAAATTCTTAGAAGACCATAAACTCCTAGATCAAAAGTTTTACAAAATTATGATGGATATATTGAAACTACCCAGCAACTATGCTTTAATAATAATTGAGTTTTGCAATCCCAGACAACTGTTTACAATCCTCAAGCTATATATACCCAATAAAGATGGTCAGGTACTCCATGTAATTACCCCAACATATTGAAGAGACAGAGTGAagcaaaatcacaaaaataagttTGTTTAAATAtggaattcataaataaataaataaataaataaataaggaattcATAACTTTGCACCCAGACCTTCTATTAACAGATATGTCTAAGCTCACATACCAGGGATGGAATTACCATGAGAGATGTTAGCCTATGGTATGAAATTTAAGGAAGATCTAAAAACTCAGTAATcaatataaacaatattttaatgcaattattaaaaaaaatcaaaacttttgatggcaaaaatgccaaaaattcatgatgaaaaaaataacaaaattttaaataaaggcacacacacacacacacatatcagaTCTACAAAGGTCACTCCTCCTATTGTCAGAATCCAATTTGGGATAACAACAATATCATATAAATTGTCTGCAATTATTGTGAGAAGATGCATCAGGcaatattttaacacattttctattaggggcacctggctggctcagtcgatagaGCATATGACTGGTCCTCAGCATTTTAGagccatgttgggcatagagtctactttaaataaattaattaattaatataacatttttctGAATAGCTTTTGAGCTCTCTTATCCTCTTGCTAACACTGAATCTTTCCTAAGACTAGTGTGCTACATTTTGGTGAAAAGTTGGGGTTGATGGGCAAgttccttttagtttttattttagttttccagGTATGGATGTGTAAGGAGCAGTGCCAGCGTAGCAATCTGCCATCCTGCAAATAAGCTCCAAATCTGTCGCTGAGTCGCTGTGGGAATGAGCATGAGTCACCTGGCTCCAAGGAGCTCTGGCTGTGACACGGGAAAGGTTGTACTGCCTATGTGAAGGGGTTATTGGAAAATTAAATGAGCTAGTGCACTTGATCGAGACTGCTttataacaacagcaaaaaagccACATTAAAAAGTTATGATTCTTAAcgtgaaacagaaacaaaaagacatttaccccattctcttttctctatacCTCGGCAGATATACAGTTATGTCACATAAAATTGTTATGGCATCAGTAAGTATTTAACGAATACctagcaatgaaaaataaaacactttttcaTACCTTTGACTGGACAGTAAGGGACTCAGACATCAACAGGTCAGAATTCCCCATCCAGAAGGATCTGTGTCCATTTTCCTCATGTATCTCCTGCCCACCTGGCCAGAAGCAAAGTTTGAGCATTTGCACCTGAGGGTAAAGTTATTCACAGTGAATGTCTAAAATATCTTCGAATTTTTCATCTGCTACTCCAGAATCTCATTAGAGGgaataactaattttttttatttgtgaaacatTACATTGGACGTGGCGTATTTAAAGCtgttaaataagattttattctaGCTCAGAAACATAATTATAACTTGCATAACAATCTAAATTTTGTGTGCTGGAGTATGCATTTTAACAAAGTacgtatatttaaaatatataatgcttATGTGATTTTTGTGTGAAACAGAGTAGCTTTATATAACTTATGAACAAATATGATAccaattcagttttaaaattttggcaaTCCTCAAGTCTTAAGAAGGCAAGATTCAAGTTtgagattattttaaagcaatgaaaatccatattattggggatccctgagtggctcagaggtttagctcctgccttccacccagcgtgtgatcctggagtcttaggatggagtcccacatcgggctccctgcagggagactgcttctccctctgcctgtgtctctacttctctgtgtgtgtgtgtgtgtctctctctcatgaataaataaataaaatcttaaaaaaaaaagaaaagaaaatccacattATCTATCAGTTCCACAATTTAAATGGACACACCTCTCAAGGCAGTCTGACATTTGGAAATAGGGTACCCTGCCAGTTACTAGCTGCCTAATCATGGGACAAATGTTTAATTCTAAAGTTGTCTCTTCAGCTGTAAATATGGGAATGAGATCTCATATGGGAATGAGAAGGAAATTAGACTACGCCTATAAAAAACCTAATAGAGTCCCTGACATAGGTCATGAAAGTGCCAATGCCACTTCTCCCTCCATAATGTACACAAAGATGTTTCATAAACACAAGATCCCATTCTTCTGTAGTTACTTATTTCTCAGCATGgtcctaaaaatatttaaatttaggaCCATGTGTGGGG is a window of Vulpes lagopus strain Blue_001 chromosome 11, ASM1834538v1, whole genome shotgun sequence DNA encoding:
- the LOC121472227 gene encoding probable G-protein coupled receptor 141, producing MEPINTTALPNASNTEQGHCKGHCRMILITLYSMVLLGGTTGTILMSWMMFKRKSQSMIAMIVLNIIVLHSILLVSLPFRLSYYFLEVWEFGSFLCRLVSSIIYGHMYFTFVFYVAIVILRLLIYFKKLQMQQLQKYHVIVLSIVIWTVGGVIFLPILFLQYGIHPSYSEQRCFEFYKDLNRGDFIILNYSMIVIMISTVVILFLIQVGVIIQLIKALWPDMWAHQEYRAQIKSFFFLLVIVVCFIPHHVFRVHFIQHYSEIDNSELVLYNEIFVALTAVCCLDMVCFIGGVIH